One Candidatus Zixiibacteriota bacterium DNA segment encodes these proteins:
- the selA gene encoding L-seryl-tRNA(Sec) selenium transferase, with protein sequence MTKNKSELFSGLRDFPSVEILSGYPQIKRFDNIIPKPLILKIIKETVANEKERFRAGDKSITIEKLTGSICAEINKLAHQNLKPVINGTGIIIHTNLGRAPLAHRHLEDAVEMACGYSNLEYDIYTGKRGKRGILVESLLSSLCGTESGTMVNNNAAALFVILNTLANRKEVIISRGELVQIGGGFKIPEIMTRAGVKLIEIGTTNRTSLNDYKKAITSKTKMILKVHRSNFVQSGFVEETSLKYLAGLCREHDILLTHDIGSGLMSLPPGFKIKNEPVVSESVQAGADLTCFSGDKLFGAVQAGLIVGSDKLVKKIKSNPIFRTVRCDKISFAVMAKILSLYLQGERFEEIPIWKMISATPAELKKRGEAILTAAGKKNIILRASKAYLGGGSTPEQSIPSLVISIKTKSNPNKFAASFRNFSPPIIGRVENDEFLIDLRTVFPKHDGDIVAAITYLVN encoded by the coding sequence ATGACTAAAAATAAATCCGAATTATTTTCAGGCTTACGGGATTTTCCTTCAGTGGAGATTCTCTCGGGGTATCCCCAAATAAAACGATTTGATAACATTATTCCGAAGCCTTTAATTCTGAAAATAATCAAAGAAACGGTAGCGAATGAAAAAGAAAGGTTCAGAGCCGGTGACAAATCGATTACTATCGAAAAGCTAACAGGCTCAATCTGCGCCGAGATAAACAAGCTGGCACATCAAAATCTGAAACCGGTCATAAACGGCACCGGCATAATTATACACACCAATTTGGGGCGCGCTCCACTGGCTCATCGTCATCTTGAAGACGCTGTCGAGATGGCCTGCGGCTATAGCAATCTTGAATATGATATTTATACGGGAAAGAGAGGCAAACGAGGAATCCTGGTCGAGAGTCTGCTATCATCACTTTGCGGGACTGAAAGCGGCACCATGGTCAACAATAACGCCGCGGCATTATTTGTGATCTTAAATACCCTTGCCAATCGCAAAGAAGTGATTATATCTCGGGGTGAGTTGGTTCAAATCGGGGGAGGATTCAAGATTCCGGAAATTATGACACGGGCCGGAGTTAAGTTGATAGAAATAGGAACGACGAATCGGACATCATTGAATGATTATAAAAAAGCGATAACATCCAAAACAAAAATGATTCTCAAAGTGCACCGCTCAAATTTTGTCCAAAGCGGTTTTGTTGAGGAGACATCATTGAAATATTTGGCCGGACTGTGTCGAGAGCATGATATCCTGCTAACCCATGATATCGGTTCGGGTTTGATGTCTCTCCCACCGGGATTCAAAATAAAAAATGAACCGGTCGTTTCCGAATCGGTTCAGGCCGGAGCCGATTTAACCTGTTTTTCGGGCGATAAGCTCTTTGGGGCGGTTCAGGCAGGATTAATCGTCGGGTCAGATAAATTAGTTAAAAAAATCAAGAGCAATCCCATATTCAGAACTGTTCGATGCGATAAAATATCGTTCGCGGTCATGGCCAAAATATTGTCCTTGTATTTACAAGGCGAGCGGTTTGAGGAAATCCCGATCTGGAAAATGATAAGCGCGACTCCGGCGGAATTAAAGAAACGGGGCGAAGCGATTTTGACCGCCGCTGGAAAGAAAAATATAATTCTCCGGGCATCGAAAGCTTATCTCGGCGGGGGCAGCACTCCGGAGCAGTCTATCCCTTCGCTGGTCATATCAATTAAAACAAAATCCAATCCAAATAAATTTGCAGCTTCATTCAGAAATTTTTCACCGCCCATAATCGGCCGGGTTGAAAATGATGAATTCTTAATCGATTTGCGCACGGTATTTCCCAAACACGACGGTGATATTGTCGCGGCCATAACATACCTGGTAAATTGA
- the sprA gene encoding cell surface protein SprA — protein MFTPFPDGRPPDFRKRLIATITPEENVSLVNLRFGKQYEFVYDPSDFSVTYTKLLRDNSKLTPVTSGYDSFLTRRLESNLNLLNYETTRGSLAKAQRNKAGGLFQISIPIPSRAFESIFGEGGASLRVSGYRKISFMGRSTWTDKPKTAFNRQSKFPTLQMEQIYRFDIEGTIGSKISVKVSQDSRNDIPLANRLILRYRGNDDDILQTIEAGNTTLNLPSTKFLAYSTRVQGLFGIKATAKLADLSVTAIVSQEKGTTESIEISAGGSASATNIIKDIGYRKNTIFDLGRKPLIRAFSDKLPEPDKYDFAPRDSITKIIVYLDDNTNDDAERYSRQFGICYIDPQDTASDDISGVEYRKEGYFEVMEDIDYFMHPTEHYIHFMRRALNSRDLMAVYLEIYRVATGQVDTIGSISDTLRLKLIKPVSITKANHHVWEYEWKNVYFLGGTNLELNELDINIFRGTPVGRAVDPDDLENQDGIPYLQILGLDGGDNFGNGAPDGELDRVVHVDEILGLLFFPTRHPFNSRFALDTVGDSLVYISSGEIPEQYVALQDSIPEIYVNPQTSIQQQSSGYYLAVATKGRGQSEIALNATNIIEGSEVVTWNGQRLTRGKDYRIDTDFGRLTLLDEKYTDINSNLSIMFEKAPFFSLAKKSLFGTRLEYAPSNDFRAGATVLYKSDKSTNRKPRVGEETSKTLVWDADLRYRFENQVFTKLLNALPFYSSESPSKMQISAELAQSRPNPNVDGQVYIDDFEGSRDNFSLSIFRGAWRNASTPAFIDDSLNVRGKIAWHNPIEQISINEIYPQRDIGTGEQAGTNILEIQYKPVDYYIRQNAGDTTAIDTLAVEPEVTWNGFMRNIPEGAVLQLAHAQLLEMRINGDVGIMHIDLGRITEDINGDGIMTTEDRDGFKVLDEGEDVGIDGIPDSLELGYDPDNGITDPAEDNFNIDDIWRINGTEGDGTEPNVDPDGGYIPDTEDVDNDGFEKVNGYFSYRIDLSDTTQFEVIGTRNEYNWRTIRIPLRDPAAIDTIIGEPVWEQIQFARIWFDSAPAQNLENPYVVRVADIDLVSTTWGDSLFIADSIRSGPVSFDVAVINDEVDERYTSPPGVEGFFDQTRDVVEAEQSLLLSYSNLNARVMVHSPDSGFVLAADTGLAVRKFFRASNFMGYGHLKAFVHGGDQTDEDSVMFFFRVGNEKDSYYEYRTVLNPGWHNDNHVDIDFDRITGLKAKIIDDYKNGLDSSLARTDETGKYYVKVRRSLREPSLTNIQYFAMGVVNLDTTEAATGEVWIDELRLTDVRDDVGMAASISLSGNLSDLMTYNFNYSNRDAYYRGVSSATKGGAANNLGSGTTRKNYAFSGSLRIEKFFPRSLELKLPINFNWSQAVQEPLLRSGTDITVPDELKKIETAVTINKGFTVSQSFNKKTKNILFAAFLNRLKTKFRYNVSNGHSANQPHFFRENYSANASFSLSVKKVPKIQPLFWMKSFKVPFGISGTNLYLYPTQFELNGSMSSKFSQSLNQTGANPTTIRRDFKGSMRMGFKVFDNLAGNYNFSTNRDLIDPKTINITLNPKEFKLGVEQSYRQDFKVNYQPKIFSFLTHKIDYSTNYADTYRSSQNTGPYHSVSNKLNINLNLSLKHGALFGTNKRSRGIRRTADEGGGSVFSIFGKALTGIRYITDAIKPVSFRFGAGRSLAYPSLSQKANLKFRFGLSESPGVDHISINTGTVRQSKSLNRSISANSGVSLFSGISADLKYGRDERETFLSSPTISINQIWPNINFNFRSVKGLWIIGKLLNKISPSCKYSRVKSTKQRTNEPHPHNENIKESFSPLFSFSFVMFKAMRSSIRIEKSTTTTKKINGVLGNVTDITKRGQQSISFKTSYSFKSPRGIKLPIFGRIKFQSQMSLSIDVSYKKNKSESARKTGGYKFNITEDKTNLAISPQASYSFSTTVKGGLRARWQDSSDSITRTKRHTRELGFWVEMRF, from the coding sequence ATGTTTACTCCTTTCCCCGACGGCAGGCCGCCTGATTTTCGGAAACGATTAATCGCGACTATTACTCCCGAGGAAAATGTATCCCTGGTGAATTTGCGTTTTGGAAAGCAATATGAGTTTGTATATGATCCGTCAGATTTTTCCGTCACTTATACCAAGTTACTGCGAGATAACAGTAAACTGACTCCGGTCACTTCCGGATATGACTCCTTTCTGACACGGCGTCTTGAATCGAATTTGAACTTGTTGAACTATGAGACAACTCGGGGATCGTTGGCGAAGGCCCAGCGTAATAAGGCGGGTGGATTATTCCAGATAAGTATTCCCATCCCTTCTCGGGCATTTGAATCGATTTTTGGCGAAGGCGGCGCCAGCCTCAGAGTATCAGGGTATCGAAAAATCTCATTTATGGGGCGTTCGACCTGGACGGATAAACCTAAAACGGCTTTTAATCGGCAATCGAAATTTCCTACCCTGCAGATGGAACAAATCTATCGCTTCGATATTGAGGGAACAATCGGTTCGAAAATCAGCGTCAAGGTCAGTCAGGATTCTCGTAACGATATCCCTCTGGCGAATAGACTGATTCTTCGATACCGCGGTAATGACGATGACATTTTGCAGACAATTGAAGCGGGAAATACGACCTTGAATTTACCCTCGACCAAGTTTCTCGCTTATTCAACCAGGGTTCAGGGCTTGTTTGGAATTAAGGCTACCGCTAAACTGGCCGATTTATCAGTCACCGCGATCGTTTCCCAGGAAAAGGGAACAACTGAGTCAATTGAAATTTCGGCCGGGGGATCAGCGTCGGCAACAAACATAATAAAGGACATTGGGTACCGGAAAAATACGATATTTGATTTGGGCCGTAAGCCTCTGATACGAGCCTTTTCGGATAAGTTACCCGAGCCTGACAAATATGATTTCGCGCCCAGGGATTCCATCACCAAAATAATCGTATATCTTGATGACAATACTAATGATGATGCTGAAAGATATTCGCGCCAATTCGGTATTTGCTATATCGATCCGCAAGACACGGCATCTGACGATATTTCAGGAGTTGAATACCGCAAAGAAGGTTATTTCGAAGTGATGGAAGATATCGATTATTTCATGCATCCGACCGAACATTATATCCATTTCATGCGTCGCGCTTTGAATTCCAGAGATTTGATGGCGGTCTATCTGGAAATTTACCGGGTTGCCACCGGCCAGGTTGACACAATTGGAAGCATTAGCGACACGCTCAGGTTGAAATTGATTAAGCCGGTTAGTATTACAAAAGCCAATCATCATGTCTGGGAATATGAATGGAAAAACGTTTATTTTCTTGGTGGGACCAATTTAGAGCTCAATGAACTCGATATCAATATATTCCGAGGTACTCCGGTCGGACGGGCGGTCGATCCGGACGATCTCGAAAATCAGGATGGTATCCCGTATTTGCAGATTCTGGGTCTTGACGGCGGTGATAACTTTGGAAACGGAGCGCCGGACGGCGAGCTCGATCGGGTCGTGCATGTCGATGAAATTCTTGGCTTATTGTTCTTTCCCACGAGGCATCCCTTTAATTCTCGATTTGCGCTCGATACTGTCGGGGATTCATTAGTCTATATATCAAGCGGAGAAATTCCCGAGCAATATGTCGCCTTACAGGATTCGATTCCGGAGATATATGTCAATCCCCAGACGAGCATTCAGCAACAATCATCGGGCTATTATTTGGCGGTCGCTACCAAAGGACGCGGGCAATCGGAAATCGCTCTAAATGCCACGAATATTATTGAGGGTTCAGAAGTTGTTACATGGAACGGCCAAAGACTCACCCGGGGAAAAGATTATCGTATTGACACCGATTTTGGACGGTTAACGTTACTTGACGAAAAGTACACTGATATTAATTCGAATTTGTCGATTATGTTTGAAAAGGCTCCTTTCTTTTCATTGGCCAAGAAATCTTTATTTGGAACGCGCCTCGAGTACGCCCCCAGCAATGATTTTAGGGCGGGGGCGACGGTTTTATACAAATCGGATAAATCCACGAATCGTAAACCAAGGGTTGGCGAAGAAACGTCGAAAACGCTCGTATGGGACGCCGATTTAAGGTACCGATTTGAGAACCAGGTATTTACAAAGCTTTTGAATGCGCTTCCTTTTTATTCGTCGGAATCGCCTTCCAAAATGCAAATATCGGCGGAATTGGCGCAATCACGCCCAAATCCAAATGTCGATGGGCAAGTATATATTGATGACTTTGAAGGGAGTCGCGATAATTTTTCACTTAGCATATTTCGGGGTGCCTGGCGAAATGCATCGACGCCGGCGTTTATAGATGATTCTCTTAACGTACGCGGTAAGATCGCGTGGCATAATCCAATTGAGCAGATTTCCATCAATGAGATTTATCCTCAAAGAGATATTGGTACTGGAGAGCAAGCAGGTACTAATATCCTCGAAATTCAATACAAGCCGGTCGATTATTATATTCGACAAAACGCTGGGGATACAACCGCAATCGATACTTTAGCCGTCGAACCCGAGGTAACCTGGAATGGATTTATGCGAAACATTCCGGAGGGTGCCGTGTTACAGCTTGCCCACGCTCAACTCCTTGAAATGCGAATAAATGGTGATGTCGGGATTATGCATATCGATCTGGGGCGTATTACCGAAGATATCAACGGTGACGGAATAATGACAACCGAAGATAGAGATGGTTTTAAGGTTCTTGATGAAGGCGAGGATGTCGGTATAGACGGTATTCCGGATTCGCTTGAGCTAGGCTATGATCCGGATAACGGGATCACCGACCCGGCTGAGGATAATTTTAATATTGATGATATCTGGCGGATTAACGGTACCGAAGGCGACGGCACCGAACCGAATGTAGATCCGGACGGGGGCTATATTCCCGATACCGAGGATGTCGATAACGATGGTTTTGAAAAGGTAAACGGTTATTTCTCATATAGAATAGATTTGTCGGATACAACGCAGTTTGAAGTTATTGGAACGCGTAATGAATATAACTGGCGGACAATTCGTATTCCGCTCCGGGATCCCGCCGCAATAGACACAATTATCGGCGAACCGGTCTGGGAACAGATTCAATTCGCGCGAATATGGTTTGACAGCGCGCCGGCGCAAAATTTGGAAAATCCGTATGTTGTCCGGGTTGCGGATATTGATTTAGTCTCGACAACCTGGGGTGATTCTCTATTTATCGCCGATTCCATCAGAAGCGGGCCGGTGAGTTTCGATGTGGCTGTGATTAATGATGAAGTCGATGAGCGATATACTTCTCCGCCCGGAGTGGAAGGTTTCTTTGACCAAACGCGCGACGTTGTTGAGGCCGAACAATCTTTATTATTGTCATATTCCAATCTGAACGCGAGAGTCATGGTGCATTCTCCCGATTCGGGTTTTGTCCTGGCCGCCGATACGGGGCTGGCGGTACGGAAATTTTTCCGGGCCAGTAATTTCATGGGTTACGGGCACCTCAAGGCTTTTGTTCACGGCGGCGATCAGACCGATGAAGATTCGGTCATGTTCTTCTTCCGGGTAGGAAACGAGAAGGATTCGTATTATGAATATCGCACCGTACTCAATCCGGGCTGGCATAATGATAATCATGTCGATATTGATTTTGATAGGATCACTGGTCTGAAAGCAAAAATAATTGATGATTATAAAAATGGCTTAGATTCATCGCTTGCTCGAACCGATGAGACGGGGAAATATTATGTGAAGGTTCGCCGTTCTTTGCGTGAACCGTCTTTAACCAATATCCAATACTTCGCCATGGGCGTGGTCAATCTGGATACAACCGAAGCCGCGACCGGTGAGGTCTGGATTGACGAACTGCGCTTAACGGATGTGCGTGATGATGTCGGAATGGCGGCCAGTATCAGTCTTAGTGGAAATTTATCTGATCTAATGACCTATAATTTCAATTATTCCAATCGTGACGCCTATTATCGCGGAGTTTCATCGGCTACTAAAGGCGGTGCGGCGAATAATCTGGGTTCAGGAACAACCAGGAAAAATTATGCGTTTTCCGGTTCACTCCGAATAGAAAAATTCTTCCCTCGTTCTCTGGAATTAAAATTACCGATAAACTTTAACTGGTCTCAGGCGGTTCAGGAACCGCTTCTGAGATCAGGAACCGATATCACGGTTCCCGATGAATTGAAGAAAATCGAGACGGCTGTCACCATTAATAAAGGATTTACCGTTTCTCAATCATTTAATAAGAAGACGAAGAACATTCTTTTCGCCGCTTTCCTTAATCGTTTAAAGACGAAATTCCGTTATAATGTTTCAAATGGCCATTCGGCTAATCAGCCGCATTTTTTCCGGGAAAACTACTCGGCCAACGCCTCATTCTCGCTTTCGGTTAAAAAGGTCCCCAAAATACAACCGTTATTCTGGATGAAATCCTTTAAGGTTCCGTTCGGAATTTCCGGGACTAATCTCTATCTATATCCGACTCAATTTGAATTGAACGGATCGATGAGCAGTAAATTCTCTCAATCTTTGAATCAAACCGGCGCCAATCCGACAACGATTCGCAGGGATTTTAAAGGCAGTATGAGAATGGGTTTCAAGGTCTTCGACAATCTGGCCGGAAATTATAATTTCAGTACCAATCGTGATTTAATTGATCCCAAAACGATAAATATTACTCTTAATCCCAAGGAATTTAAGCTGGGGGTCGAGCAGAGCTATCGACAGGATTTCAAGGTCAACTATCAGCCGAAAATATTTAGTTTCCTGACCCACAAAATAGACTATTCAACCAATTATGCGGATACTTATCGAAGCAGTCAAAATACCGGTCCATATCACAGCGTTTCGAACAAATTAAATATCAATCTAAATCTATCTCTGAAGCATGGGGCTTTATTTGGTACCAACAAGCGATCGAGAGGTATTCGGCGAACCGCGGATGAGGGGGGTGGTTCGGTATTTAGTATTTTCGGAAAAGCCCTCACCGGTATCAGGTATATTACCGACGCGATAAAACCTGTTTCGTTCAGATTTGGTGCCGGACGAAGCCTTGCCTACCCATCCTTATCTCAAAAGGCAAATCTTAAATTCAGGTTTGGTCTTTCCGAGAGCCCCGGAGTCGATCATATTTCAATTAACACCGGCACCGTTCGCCAATCCAAATCGTTAAATCGATCAATTAGCGCCAATTCGGGGGTTAGTTTATTTTCAGGAATAAGCGCGGATCTTAAATATGGCCGAGATGAACGCGAGACATTTTTATCGAGTCCGACGATATCTATAAATCAAATCTGGCCGAATATAAATTTCAATTTCAGATCAGTCAAAGGCCTCTGGATTATCGGGAAACTCCTGAATAAGATATCACCGAGCTGTAAATATTCGCGAGTCAAATCCACAAAACAAAGAACAAACGAACCTCATCCTCATAATGAGAATATTAAAGAGTCATTTTCACCGTTGTTTTCATTTTCATTCGTGATGTTCAAAGCGATGCGATCGTCAATCCGGATCGAGAAAAGCACAACCACGACAAAAAAGATTAACGGCGTTTTAGGCAATGTAACCGATATAACCAAACGCGGTCAGCAAAGTATTTCATTTAAAACGTCCTATTCATTCAAAAGCCCCCGCGGAATTAAATTACCGATTTTTGGCCGTATAAAATTCCAATCTCAAATGTCTTTGTCAATTGATGTGTCATACAAGAAGAATAAATCTGAAAGCGCTCGCAAAACGGGCGGTTATAAATTCAATATTACCGAGGATAAGACAAATCTTGCGATTTCGCCGCAGGCGTCATACAGTTTCTCGACGACGGTGAAAGGAGGTCTTAGGGCCCGCTGGCAGGATAGCAGCGATTCGATAACCCGCACGAAGAGGCACACACGCGAACTTGGTTTCTGGGTTGAGATGAGATTCTAA
- a CDS encoding amidohydrolase produces the protein MNAILYNAQIYPQYRVSRRPTVLVITGKVISEIGYDVSRIKRNYPRHKKINVRGRAIIPGMVDSHTHFYFWAKTFHSVHLDGIRSYNEALGKIRSYASKTPPGEWIIGDGWSADRWDEYYLPTAKELDAVTGNHPAGLFSKDQHTIWVNSRALRMAGIDKNYPDPPGGKIDRDSATNEPLGILRETPAYFPVYKLMNRAIPEQILRSWKAASKIAYSRGVTGFHSMDGPEGYDYFEQLNNQNKLSFRIHYYFPVKMLDELIEQGIHSEMGDDKLRIGGVKIFVDGALGSQTALMKKPYLGSKNNIGLEVTKFGDLKKQVRKAARNNLACAVHAIGDRAVSNVISAFELVSNRNLRHRIEHLQLISKGDIGRLKRIGAIASMQPSHCPSDRQLVAEYWGIRGQGAYIFKTLLNQNIPLAFGSDCPIEPLDPLAGISAAVNRTGCGERGGSFYAEESISVSNAVHGFTAGPAYASGRESFSGKIAPGYQADLVILEDNIFTMPKSKIYQALVAATIFDGKIVYQNSCLKIF, from the coding sequence ATGAACGCCATTCTATATAACGCCCAAATTTATCCACAGTATCGAGTTTCCCGAAGGCCGACTGTATTAGTAATTACGGGTAAAGTGATTTCCGAGATTGGTTATGACGTTTCCCGGATAAAAAGAAATTATCCGCGGCATAAGAAAATAAATGTAAGAGGAAGGGCTATTATCCCCGGTATGGTGGACAGCCATACGCATTTCTACTTCTGGGCCAAAACCTTTCACTCGGTTCATCTGGACGGCATTAGATCATACAATGAGGCTCTCGGGAAGATTAGATCTTACGCCTCCAAAACTCCGCCCGGCGAGTGGATCATCGGCGATGGCTGGTCGGCTGACCGTTGGGATGAATATTATTTGCCGACCGCAAAGGAGCTTGATGCCGTAACCGGTAATCATCCGGCCGGATTATTCAGTAAAGATCAACATACTATCTGGGTCAATTCCAGGGCTCTGAGAATGGCCGGAATTGACAAAAACTATCCTGATCCGCCGGGTGGGAAAATCGATCGAGACTCTGCGACGAATGAGCCGCTGGGGATTTTGCGTGAGACACCTGCGTATTTTCCCGTTTATAAGTTGATGAATCGGGCCATTCCGGAACAGATTTTAAGGTCGTGGAAAGCCGCTTCAAAAATTGCCTATAGCCGAGGAGTGACCGGATTTCATTCAATGGATGGCCCGGAAGGGTATGATTATTTTGAGCAATTGAATAACCAGAATAAACTGAGTTTCCGGATTCATTATTATTTCCCGGTAAAAATGCTTGATGAACTTATCGAACAGGGAATACATAGTGAAATGGGTGATGATAAGCTGAGAATCGGCGGCGTTAAAATATTCGTTGACGGCGCTTTGGGATCGCAAACAGCGCTAATGAAGAAGCCTTATTTAGGATCAAAAAATAACATTGGTTTGGAAGTCACTAAATTCGGAGATTTAAAAAAGCAGGTTAGGAAAGCCGCCCGAAATAATCTCGCCTGCGCCGTTCATGCCATCGGAGACCGGGCGGTATCAAATGTTATTTCTGCTTTCGAATTGGTATCGAACAGAAATCTTCGCCACAGAATCGAGCATCTTCAGTTAATCTCAAAAGGGGATATTGGCCGTTTGAAAAGAATCGGCGCAATCGCGTCAATGCAGCCGAGCCATTGTCCTTCGGACCGGCAATTGGTGGCCGAGTACTGGGGTATACGGGGTCAGGGAGCCTATATATTCAAAACTCTTCTGAATCAAAATATCCCGTTGGCCTTCGGTTCGGATTGTCCCATTGAACCGCTTGATCCTCTGGCCGGGATTAGCGCCGCCGTCAATCGAACCGGTTGCGGCGAACGGGGCGGTAGTTTTTATGCTGAAGAATCGATATCGGTCTCAAATGCGGTTCATGGGTTTACGGCCGGACCAGCATACGCTTCGGGCCGGGAGAGTTTTTCCGGCAAAATAGCCCCGGGCTATCAGGCCGACCTGGTTATTCTTGAAGATAATATCTTTACGATGCCCAAATCAAAAATATATCAGGCATTAGTGGCGGCGACTATTTTCGACGGAAAGATAGTTTATCAAAATTCCTGTTTAAAAATATTCTAA
- the selB gene encoding selenocysteine-specific translation elongation factor — protein MMFVLGTAGHIDHGKSSLIEAITGIDPDRLPEEKQRGMTIDLGFAWMKLTNGEEIGLVDVPGHERFVRNMVAGAGGINAALLVIAADDGWMPQTQEHFDILKLLNLEYGLIALTKTDLVESDWVGLISSDIKEKIKGSFLENAPIIPCSSETGEGIPEIVNAVGEMAMQIKAVEDIGKPRLFIDRSFILTGIGVVITGTSRGGGFSADSEVYHFPSGDKIRIRSLQSHEKQVDNVGPGTRVAINLTGADKEKVKRGDVICGFPYKKKPEVFTADISNLADSALVLSEGRKVLLIYGTTEAEAILRPVSDSGIKPGETGIAVIKSLSPICAFVGDYFILRLPTPQKTIGGGKILDILENMPRRKVLNSLLPVWAKRIDGSLESLLLTELEKQLFMNANDILFYSIFSDRQIFETLKTLEISGKIIINGDYVGLAARINDLTEKISILLGNLHKKKSYLRGMTGENIAGRTKQVFDSQFILFLKYLENENKAGRVNQFYHLPGFKPSLDDAMRDQSEKILGAIKTAGHSYLTIAEIERKFENSRRTINFLRDEGKIRIVAPEFIVSSDSWKEILEYLENKFDENGKLTLAEFRNHFQTTRKYVLPLLEFLDQIKITKRDGDFRIKGASFDERHSI, from the coding sequence ATGATGTTTGTTCTTGGTACGGCCGGACATATTGATCATGGCAAATCCTCATTAATCGAGGCCATTACCGGCATAGATCCCGATCGCCTGCCGGAGGAAAAACAACGGGGTATGACAATTGACCTTGGGTTTGCCTGGATGAAACTTACCAATGGTGAAGAAATCGGTCTTGTTGACGTTCCCGGTCATGAGCGATTTGTACGAAATATGGTCGCCGGGGCGGGCGGAATAAACGCCGCCCTTCTGGTTATTGCCGCCGATGATGGTTGGATGCCCCAAACCCAGGAACATTTTGATATCCTCAAACTTCTCAACCTCGAATATGGCTTAATCGCATTAACTAAAACTGATTTGGTGGAATCTGATTGGGTTGGGTTGATATCGTCGGATATCAAAGAAAAGATCAAAGGCTCCTTTCTCGAAAATGCTCCGATTATTCCCTGTTCATCCGAGACCGGCGAAGGCATTCCGGAAATCGTAAATGCCGTTGGTGAGATGGCTATGCAAATCAAGGCCGTGGAAGATATCGGAAAGCCGCGACTGTTTATCGACAGGTCTTTTATCCTGACCGGCATCGGTGTTGTCATAACCGGAACCAGCCGGGGAGGAGGATTTTCGGCCGACAGCGAGGTTTATCATTTCCCCTCCGGTGATAAAATACGAATCAGGTCATTACAATCTCACGAGAAACAGGTCGATAACGTCGGACCGGGAACGAGAGTAGCAATTAATCTTACGGGGGCTGATAAAGAAAAGGTTAAAAGAGGCGATGTCATTTGCGGATTTCCATATAAGAAGAAACCGGAGGTTTTCACGGCGGATATTTCAAACCTCGCCGATTCGGCATTGGTTCTAAGCGAGGGAAGAAAAGTCCTTCTGATTTATGGCACAACGGAAGCGGAGGCTATCCTAAGACCGGTCTCTGATTCAGGAATTAAGCCAGGCGAAACCGGAATAGCGGTAATAAAATCACTGAGCCCAATATGTGCTTTTGTCGGTGATTATTTTATTTTGCGTCTGCCGACTCCTCAAAAAACGATTGGCGGCGGGAAGATACTTGATATTCTTGAGAATATGCCTCGCCGCAAAGTCTTGAATTCTTTACTGCCGGTTTGGGCAAAAAGGATTGATGGTAGTCTTGAGTCGTTGCTTTTAACCGAACTCGAAAAACAATTATTTATGAACGCCAATGACATTCTATTTTATTCCATTTTTTCCGATAGGCAAATTTTTGAAACGCTTAAAACACTCGAAATATCAGGAAAGATTATAATAAACGGCGATTATGTCGGTCTGGCCGCGAGAATAAATGATTTGACTGAGAAAATCAGCATATTGCTGGGTAATCTTCACAAGAAAAAGTCATATTTGAGAGGTATGACCGGGGAAAATATTGCTGGAAGGACAAAACAAGTATTCGACTCGCAGTTTATCCTGTTTCTTAAATATCTTGAGAATGAAAATAAAGCAGGACGGGTCAATCAATTTTATCATCTACCGGGATTCAAGCCGTCTCTGGACGATGCGATGCGCGATCAATCGGAAAAAATATTGGGAGCAATTAAAACCGCCGGGCATAGTTATTTGACGATAGCTGAAATCGAAAGGAAATTTGAAAATAGTCGCCGGACAATAAATTTCCTGCGGGACGAGGGAAAAATCCGGATTGTCGCTCCTGAATTTATCGTAAGTTCTGATTCGTGGAAAGAAATTCTTGAGTATTTGGAGAATAAATTTGACGAAAACGGGAAATTGACATTGGCCGAATTTCGAAATCATTTCCAGACCACGCGCAAATATGTTCTTCCTCTTTTGGAATTTTTAGACCAAATCAAAATAACCAAACGCGACGGGGATTTTCGCATCAAGGGAGCCAGTTTCGATGAACGCCATTCTATATAA